One genomic window of Candidatus Nanohalobium constans includes the following:
- the radB gene encoding DNA repair and recombination protein RadB yields the protein MKPNIERVSTGCESIDQLLNGGLEKGIVNNVYGESGSGKTNLCIQVAAQVAEKGEKVAYIDTEAGFSSERFLQISDEEALENILIKAPTTFEKQEAAIETLEETVKDQEIKLIIVDSAVSLYRLKVNGDNASEINNQLSGQLSELTKIAREQNIPVLITNQVYTSFDDGDEFELVGRDVPKYWSKCLLKLSDKGKNLRQMEISKHRSLPEGKKIQFEITDNGLEETSEKSLF from the coding sequence GTGAAGCCGAATATAGAGAGAGTCTCCACAGGCTGCGAAAGCATCGACCAACTGTTGAACGGAGGGTTGGAGAAAGGCATCGTCAACAATGTCTACGGCGAATCCGGCTCAGGAAAGACAAACCTCTGTATTCAGGTAGCGGCCCAGGTAGCTGAGAAAGGAGAGAAAGTAGCATACATCGACACAGAAGCAGGCTTCTCCTCGGAAAGATTCCTGCAGATTTCTGACGAAGAAGCACTGGAAAATATACTGATCAAAGCACCAACAACCTTCGAAAAACAGGAAGCAGCAATCGAAACACTGGAAGAGACAGTCAAAGACCAAGAAATCAAACTAATAATCGTTGATTCAGCGGTCTCACTCTACAGATTGAAGGTAAACGGGGACAATGCTTCAGAGATAAACAACCAGCTCTCGGGCCAGCTCTCAGAACTTACTAAGATCGCCCGAGAACAGAATATTCCTGTGCTGATTACAAACCAGGTCTATACAAGCTTTGACGATGGTGACGAATTCGAACTAGTAGGAAGAGATGTGCCTAAGTACTGGAGTAAATGTCTTCTCAAGCTCTCTGACAAAGGTAAGAACCTGCGGCAGATGGAAATTTCCAAACACCGCTCGCTTCCAGAAGGAAAGAAGATTCAGTTTGAGATAACGGATAACGGTCTGGAAGAGACAAGTGAGAAAAGCCTCTTCTAG
- a CDS encoding thioredoxin domain-containing protein — MSYECDECGEEFDTERGLHIHQSQTHEEDEKNTENGGSRDAEEDNHTGNGITLTTSQFGIGALVVGLALGFAVGISFNQVTGSLDTTSDDSEGEQSPTQISGSPGEVMEEIAGKVGADKSEFASCMNSADGSEAVEDRNEASSALGRVGTPTFLIGNSETGFEKLEGAQPFSSMQPVIEEQLSEAESSSDTVESDEYSLENMSLDDEPSKGESDASIRVIEVSDFACPWCAEWAGFDAIPSRDIDKRNSWSQLKENYVSTGEVEFIYKDYPAHRNSGTAHQAANCVQEQGDELYWKFHDKLYEFRDSWVA; from the coding sequence ATGAGTTATGAATGCGACGAATGTGGAGAAGAGTTTGATACCGAAAGAGGACTTCACATTCACCAAAGCCAGACACACGAAGAAGACGAAAAAAATACTGAAAACGGAGGTTCCAGAGATGCTGAAGAAGACAACCATACTGGAAACGGAATTACTTTAACAACAAGCCAGTTTGGAATCGGTGCGCTTGTCGTTGGACTGGCACTAGGTTTTGCTGTTGGCATCAGTTTTAACCAGGTTACAGGTTCTTTGGACACTACATCAGATGATTCTGAGGGCGAACAGTCTCCGACCCAGATTTCTGGGAGTCCTGGCGAAGTTATGGAGGAGATAGCTGGTAAAGTTGGTGCGGACAAGTCGGAGTTCGCAAGCTGTATGAACTCAGCAGATGGATCTGAGGCTGTAGAGGATAGAAATGAGGCTAGCAGCGCGCTAGGCAGAGTTGGCACCCCTACATTCCTAATTGGTAACTCGGAGACAGGTTTTGAGAAGCTTGAAGGCGCACAGCCTTTCTCCAGCATGCAGCCTGTAATCGAGGAGCAGCTTTCCGAGGCAGAATCTTCCAGCGATACGGTTGAAAGCGACGAATACAGCTTGGAAAACATGAGTCTAGATGATGAGCCTTCTAAAGGTGAAAGCGATGCCTCTATCAGAGTTATAGAGGTTTCAGACTTTGCATGCCCATGGTGTGCGGAGTGGGCTGGCTTTGATGCCATTCCTTCAAGAGATATAGATAAGAGGAACTCTTGGAGCCAGCTTAAGGAGAACTATGTGAGTACGGGAGAGGTAGAGTTCATTTACAAGGATTATCCTGCTCACAGAAACTCTGGTACTGCTCATCAGGCTGCCAACTGCGTTCAGGAGCAGGGAGATGAACTTTACTGGAAATTCCACGATAAGCTGTACGAATTCAGAGATTCATGGGTCGCCTAG
- a CDS encoding CDC48 family AAA ATPase: MGEDSVKLRVGEVPPNAQQDVGKGIVRIDSKIMEELGVREGDAVLIEGNRETVGRAARSYPADKGLGIARMDGYTRKNAGTSLGEHVEVEPAELEEADQITLAPAEEGVVMQVSDPNMLKRGLNGRPVIRGDIIVPDAQDRPRGLFDDMFEGMTDNMRFNFSELKLRVVKTKPRGPVKITENTEIKMKEQAVKETEQKVRVPEVTYEDIGGLESEVQKVREMIELPLKHPEVFQQLGIDAPSGVLLQGPPGTGKTLLAKAVANEADANFLSIDGPEIMSKYYGESEKQLREKFEEAREGEPSIIFIDEIDAIAPKRGDAGGEVERRVVATLLSEMDGLESRENVIVIAATNRAEAIDPALRRGGRFDREIEIGVPNREGRKEVLQIHTRNMPLADDVDLDEIADLTHGYVGADLEALCKEAAMSTLRNVLPEIDMDEEIPSEVLEKLVVDEDAMLDGLRNVEPSQMREVMVEVPQVTWEDVGGLNDTKERLQEMVEWPQKYPERFENMGIEVPKGILMYGMPGTGKTLLAKAVANEANANFISIKGPEVFSKYVGESEESVREIFKKARQVAPCVLFIDEIDSIAPRRGGSSGDSQVGDRVVNQLLTELDGIESLKGVTVIAATNRPDMIDPAIMRPGRIDRNIEVEIPDEDARKRIFEVHTEDMPLNDDVDIDKLAEKTENYVGSDIESVCREAGMNALRSDPESEEATMEDFEDALEDVRATATDENREMYRKMAQKMNNIDQEEDDQPDYYA, encoded by the coding sequence ATGGGAGAAGATAGCGTAAAACTGCGTGTAGGAGAAGTTCCTCCGAACGCACAACAGGATGTCGGCAAAGGCATCGTTCGTATAGACAGCAAAATCATGGAAGAACTAGGAGTACGGGAAGGAGACGCAGTACTGATAGAAGGAAACCGGGAAACCGTAGGAAGAGCAGCAAGAAGCTACCCTGCGGACAAAGGACTCGGAATAGCACGAATGGACGGCTACACAAGGAAAAACGCCGGAACCTCACTGGGGGAACATGTAGAAGTAGAACCAGCAGAACTCGAAGAAGCAGACCAGATAACACTTGCACCTGCAGAAGAAGGAGTAGTAATGCAAGTAAGCGACCCAAACATGCTGAAAAGAGGATTAAACGGACGCCCAGTAATCAGAGGAGACATAATAGTCCCCGATGCCCAGGACCGTCCAAGAGGACTTTTCGACGACATGTTTGAAGGCATGACAGACAACATGAGATTCAACTTCTCAGAACTCAAACTAAGAGTCGTCAAGACCAAGCCAAGAGGACCGGTCAAAATAACAGAGAACACAGAAATCAAGATGAAAGAACAAGCCGTCAAGGAAACCGAACAAAAGGTCAGAGTACCGGAGGTCACCTACGAAGACATCGGAGGACTGGAATCAGAAGTACAAAAAGTCAGAGAAATGATCGAACTACCTCTAAAACATCCTGAAGTCTTCCAACAACTCGGAATAGACGCACCATCAGGAGTACTCCTCCAAGGACCGCCAGGAACAGGTAAAACGCTCCTAGCTAAAGCAGTTGCGAACGAGGCAGATGCAAACTTCCTATCGATCGACGGACCGGAGATAATGTCCAAGTACTACGGAGAAAGTGAGAAACAACTCCGTGAAAAGTTCGAAGAAGCACGGGAAGGCGAACCATCGATTATATTCATCGATGAAATCGACGCAATCGCACCAAAAAGAGGTGACGCAGGCGGAGAAGTCGAGAGAAGAGTAGTCGCCACACTACTATCAGAAATGGATGGCTTAGAATCAAGAGAGAACGTCATCGTCATAGCTGCAACAAACCGTGCAGAAGCAATCGACCCAGCACTGCGGCGTGGCGGAAGATTCGACAGAGAAATCGAGATCGGAGTACCAAATAGAGAAGGAAGAAAAGAAGTGCTCCAGATCCACACCAGAAACATGCCTCTTGCAGACGATGTGGATTTAGATGAGATAGCAGACCTGACACACGGATATGTGGGGGCAGACCTGGAAGCGCTGTGTAAGGAAGCAGCTATGTCCACCTTAAGAAATGTATTGCCTGAAATAGACATGGACGAAGAAATACCAAGCGAAGTACTGGAGAAGCTGGTAGTTGACGAAGATGCGATGCTGGACGGCTTGAGAAATGTCGAGCCAAGCCAGATGCGTGAAGTAATGGTTGAAGTACCACAGGTCACCTGGGAAGACGTCGGAGGGCTCAACGACACCAAAGAAAGACTTCAGGAAATGGTTGAATGGCCGCAGAAGTACCCAGAAAGATTCGAAAACATGGGAATCGAAGTACCAAAAGGCATCCTAATGTATGGAATGCCAGGAACAGGAAAGACTCTGCTCGCCAAAGCAGTAGCAAACGAAGCCAACGCAAACTTCATCTCCATCAAAGGACCCGAAGTCTTCTCGAAGTACGTAGGAGAATCAGAAGAATCCGTCAGAGAAATCTTCAAGAAAGCAAGGCAGGTCGCACCATGCGTACTATTCATCGACGAGATTGACTCGATAGCACCGCGTAGAGGCGGCAGCAGCGGAGACTCACAGGTAGGAGACCGAGTAGTAAACCAGCTACTCACAGAGCTCGATGGAATCGAATCATTGAAAGGAGTAACAGTTATAGCAGCAACGAACCGACCTGATATGATTGATCCGGCAATTATGCGTCCTGGAAGAATCGATAGAAACATCGAAGTTGAGATACCAGATGAGGATGCAAGAAAGAGAATTTTCGAAGTACACACGGAAGACATGCCTCTGAACGATGATGTCGACATCGATAAACTTGCTGAGAAGACAGAGAACTATGTTGGTTCAGATATCGAATCTGTATGTCGTGAAGCAGGCATGAACGCTTTGAGAAGTGATCCAGAAAGTGAAGAAGCAACAATGGAAGACTTTGAGGACGCCTTGGAGGATGTACGAGCTACCGCCACAGATGAGAATCGGGAGATGTACAGGAAGATGGCGCAGAAGATGAACAACATCGACCAGGAAGAAGACGACCAGCCTGATTATTACGCCTAA